The Streptomyces kanamyceticus genome window below encodes:
- the treS gene encoding maltose alpha-D-glucosyltransferase: MIINEPVQDTFEDTPTKDRDPDWFKRAVFYEVLVRSFQDSNGDGVGDLKGITAKLDYLQWLGVDCLWLPPFFKSPLRDGGYDVSDYTAVLPEFGDLADFVEFVDSAHQRGMRVIIDFVMNHTSDQHPWFQQSRSDPEGPYGDYYVWADDDKQYQDARIIFVDTEASNWTFDPVRKQYYWHRFFSHQPDLNFENPAVQEEIISALRFWLDLGIDGFRLDAVPYLYAEEGTNCENLPRTHELLKRVRAEVDAHYPDTVVLAEANQWPEDVVDYFGDFEKGGDECHMAFHFPVMPRIFMAVRRESRYPVSEILAKTPAIPSGCQWGIFLRNHDELTLEMVTDEERDYMYAEYAKDPRMRANIGIRRRLAPLLDNDRNQIELFTALLLSLPGSPILYYGDEIGMGDNIWLGDRDAVRTPMQWTPDRNAGFSSCDPGRLYLPTIMDPVYGYQVTNVEASMSSPSSLLHWTRRMIEIRKQNPAFGLGSYTELPSSNPAVLAFLREAPPSGGESDDLVLCVHNFSRFAQPTELDLQAFNGRHPVELIGGVRFPAIGELPYLLTLAGHGFYWFRLRKEAA, translated from the coding sequence ATGATCATCAACGAGCCCGTCCAGGACACCTTCGAGGACACGCCCACCAAGGACCGCGACCCCGACTGGTTCAAACGCGCCGTCTTCTACGAGGTGCTCGTCCGCTCCTTCCAGGACAGCAACGGCGACGGCGTCGGCGACCTCAAGGGCATCACCGCCAAGCTGGACTACCTCCAGTGGCTCGGCGTGGACTGCCTGTGGCTGCCGCCCTTCTTCAAGTCACCGCTGCGCGACGGCGGTTACGACGTCTCCGACTACACCGCGGTGCTCCCCGAGTTCGGCGACCTCGCCGACTTCGTGGAGTTCGTCGACAGCGCCCACCAGCGCGGCATGCGCGTGATCATCGACTTCGTGATGAACCACACCAGCGACCAGCACCCGTGGTTCCAGCAGTCCCGCAGCGACCCCGAAGGGCCCTACGGCGACTACTACGTCTGGGCGGACGACGACAAGCAGTACCAGGACGCGCGGATCATCTTCGTCGACACCGAGGCGTCCAACTGGACCTTCGACCCGGTCCGCAAGCAGTACTACTGGCACCGCTTCTTCTCCCACCAGCCGGACCTCAACTTCGAGAACCCGGCCGTACAGGAGGAGATCATCTCGGCGCTGCGGTTCTGGCTCGACCTCGGCATCGACGGGTTCCGGCTCGACGCGGTGCCGTACCTGTACGCGGAGGAGGGCACCAACTGCGAGAACCTGCCCCGCACCCACGAGCTGCTCAAACGCGTCCGCGCCGAGGTCGACGCGCACTACCCGGACACCGTCGTGCTCGCCGAGGCCAACCAGTGGCCGGAGGACGTCGTCGACTACTTCGGCGACTTCGAAAAGGGCGGCGACGAATGCCACATGGCGTTCCACTTCCCCGTCATGCCGCGCATCTTCATGGCCGTGCGGCGCGAGTCGCGCTACCCGGTCTCGGAGATCCTCGCCAAGACCCCGGCCATCCCCTCGGGCTGCCAGTGGGGCATCTTCCTGCGCAACCACGACGAGTTGACCCTTGAGATGGTCACCGACGAAGAGCGCGACTACATGTACGCGGAGTACGCCAAGGACCCGCGCATGCGCGCCAACATCGGCATCCGGCGCCGCCTCGCCCCGCTCCTGGACAACGACCGCAACCAGATCGAACTGTTCACCGCCCTACTGCTCTCGCTGCCCGGATCGCCGATCCTCTACTACGGCGACGAGATCGGGATGGGCGACAACATCTGGCTCGGCGACCGTGACGCGGTGCGCACCCCGATGCAGTGGACGCCCGACCGCAACGCGGGCTTCTCGTCCTGCGACCCGGGCCGGCTCTACCTCCCGACGATCATGGATCCGGTCTACGGCTACCAGGTCACGAACGTCGAGGCGTCCATGTCGTCGCCGTCCTCACTGCTGCACTGGACGCGCCGGATGATCGAGATCCGCAAGCAGAACCCGGCGTTCGGCCTCGGCTCGTACACCGAACTCCCCTCGTCCAACCCGGCCGTGCTCGCCTTCCTCAGGGAGGCTCCGCCGTCCGGGGGCGAGAGCGACGACCTGGTGCTGTGCGTGCACAACTTCTCGCGTTTCGCGCAGCCCACCGAACTGGATCTCCAAGCCTTCAACGGACGCCACCCGGTGGAGCTGATCGGCGGGGTGCGGTTCCCGGCCATCGGCGAACTGCCCTATCTGCTCACGCTCGCCGGGCACGGCTTCTACTGGTTCCGGTTGCGCAAGGAAGCGGCGTAG
- a CDS encoding alpha-1,4-glucan--maltose-1-phosphate maltosyltransferase, whose product MPLGSPSQPTIPVLDVRPAVLRGRQPAKAVAGETFQVTATVFREGHDAVAANVVLRDPEGRAGPWTPMRELAPGTDRWGADVTPGAEGRWTYAVEAWGDPLTTWRHHAGIKIPAGLDTDLVLEEGARLHERAAAGVPGADRPIVLGAAEALRDTGRPPAARLAAALTPEVTGVLARHPLRELLSSSEELPLLVERRRALFGSWYEFFPRSEGAVVRAGAPPVSGTFRTAAERLPAIAEMGFDIVYLPPVHPIGTTHRKGADNSLSAGPHDVGVPWAIGSPEGGHDAVHPDLGTLDDFDDFVRTAESLGLEVALDFALQCSPDHPWVEKHPEWFHHRADGSIAYAENPPKKYQDIYPLAFDKDLPGLIAETVRLLRFWMGHGVRVFRVDNPHTKPVVFWEEVLADINRTDPDVIFLAEAFTRPAMLRTLAAIGFQQSYTYFTWRNGKDELTDYLVELSTETAHYLRPNFFVNTPDILHGYLQDGGRPAFEARAVLAATLSPTWGVYSGYELCENASVRHGSEEYLHSEKYQLRPRDWESAARRGDSIAPLITALNRIRRANPALWQLRDLHFHATDKEAVIAYSKSATDAAGSNTVVVVVNLDPHHTQEATVSLDMRRLGLDRHESVPVRDELTGETYHWGRANYVRLGAGGAHVLVVGRTLIGGSPTT is encoded by the coding sequence ATGCCCCTAGGTTCACCCTCGCAGCCCACCATTCCCGTTCTGGACGTGCGTCCCGCCGTCCTCCGCGGCCGACAACCGGCGAAGGCCGTGGCGGGAGAAACGTTTCAGGTCACCGCGACCGTCTTCAGGGAAGGCCATGACGCGGTCGCCGCCAACGTCGTCCTGCGAGATCCCGAGGGGCGCGCGGGGCCCTGGACCCCGATGCGCGAACTCGCCCCCGGCACCGACCGGTGGGGCGCGGACGTCACGCCGGGCGCCGAGGGGCGCTGGACGTACGCCGTGGAGGCGTGGGGGGATCCCCTCACCACCTGGCGCCACCACGCGGGCATCAAGATCCCGGCGGGCCTGGACACCGACCTCGTCCTGGAGGAGGGCGCCCGTCTCCACGAACGCGCCGCCGCGGGAGTGCCGGGCGCCGATCGCCCCATCGTGCTCGGCGCGGCCGAGGCACTGCGCGACACGGGCCGCCCACCGGCGGCCCGTCTCGCTGCCGCCCTCACCCCGGAGGTGACCGGGGTGCTCGCCCGCCATCCGCTGCGCGAACTCCTCAGCTCCTCCGAGGAGTTGCCGCTGCTCGTGGAGCGGCGCAGGGCCCTGTTCGGCTCCTGGTACGAGTTCTTCCCGCGTTCGGAGGGCGCCGTCGTCCGCGCGGGCGCCCCGCCCGTGTCCGGCACCTTCCGCACGGCGGCCGAACGGCTGCCCGCCATCGCGGAGATGGGCTTCGACATCGTCTACCTGCCGCCGGTCCACCCCATCGGCACCACCCACCGCAAGGGCGCCGACAACTCCCTGTCCGCGGGCCCGCACGATGTCGGCGTGCCCTGGGCGATCGGTTCGCCCGAGGGCGGCCACGACGCGGTCCACCCGGACCTCGGGACGCTCGACGACTTCGACGACTTCGTCCGCACCGCGGAATCCCTCGGCCTCGAAGTCGCCCTGGACTTCGCCTTGCAGTGCTCCCCCGACCACCCGTGGGTGGAGAAGCACCCGGAGTGGTTCCACCACCGCGCCGACGGCTCCATCGCGTACGCGGAGAACCCGCCGAAGAAGTACCAGGACATCTATCCGCTCGCCTTCGACAAGGACCTGCCGGGGCTGATCGCGGAGACCGTGCGCCTGCTCCGCTTCTGGATGGGCCACGGCGTGCGCGTCTTCCGCGTCGACAATCCGCACACCAAGCCCGTGGTGTTCTGGGAGGAGGTGCTCGCGGACATCAACCGCACCGACCCGGACGTCATCTTCCTCGCCGAGGCGTTCACCAGGCCCGCGATGCTGCGCACCCTCGCCGCCATCGGCTTCCAGCAGTCGTACACGTACTTCACCTGGCGCAACGGAAAGGACGAACTCACCGACTACCTCGTCGAGTTGTCGACGGAGACCGCCCACTATCTACGGCCGAACTTCTTCGTGAACACCCCGGACATCCTGCACGGCTACCTCCAGGACGGCGGCAGGCCCGCCTTCGAGGCACGTGCCGTACTCGCCGCCACGCTGTCGCCGACATGGGGCGTCTACAGCGGTTACGAACTGTGCGAGAACGCCTCCGTCCGGCACGGGAGCGAGGAGTATCTGCATTCCGAGAAGTACCAACTCAGGCCCCGAGACTGGGAGTCCGCGGCCCGCAGAGGCGACTCGATCGCCCCGCTCATCACCGCCCTCAACCGGATACGGCGGGCCAACCCCGCCCTGTGGCAACTCCGCGACCTGCACTTCCACGCCACGGACAAGGAAGCGGTGATCGCCTACTCCAAGTCGGCCACCGACGCGGCGGGATCGAACACGGTTGTGGTGGTAGTGAACCTCGACCCTCACCACACCCAGGAGGCCACGGTCTCGTTGGACATGCGTCGACTCGGCCTGGACAGGCACGAGAGCGTGCCGGTGCGGGACGAGCTCACCGGCGAGACCTACCACTGGGGCAGGGCCAACTACGTGCGCCTCGGCGCGGGCGGCGCGCACGTACTCGTCGTCGGCCGGACGTTGATCGGAGGGTCACCCACAACATGA
- a CDS encoding nuclear transport factor 2 family protein, translating to MTTTDSVDSLPVLTGMYAAEARYLAAGGPGRASFELLAPYFSPDVVLHQAPALPYGGTWRGHDGMARFFLAMSAAWDSFDLVDQRFLATGGTAVVHTRVRARARASGRTLEFPILQTLTVREGLIAEVWPFYWDTAEIAAACGHAAGRGA from the coding sequence ATGACGACAACCGATTCCGTTGATTCGCTGCCCGTGCTGACCGGAATGTACGCGGCGGAGGCGAGATACCTGGCGGCGGGCGGCCCGGGCCGGGCCTCCTTCGAACTGCTCGCGCCCTACTTCTCGCCCGATGTCGTCCTGCACCAGGCACCGGCCCTGCCGTACGGCGGGACGTGGCGCGGCCACGACGGCATGGCCCGCTTCTTCCTCGCGATGAGCGCGGCGTGGGACTCCTTCGACCTGGTCGACCAGCGCTTCCTCGCCACCGGTGGCACGGCGGTCGTCCACACCCGGGTGCGCGCCCGCGCGCGGGCCAGTGGTCGCACCCTGGAGTTCCCGATCCTGCAGACGCTCACGGTGCGCGAGGGCCTGATCGCCGAGGTGTGGCCGTTCTACTGGGACACGGCCGAGATCGCGGCGGCGTGCGGGCACGCGGCGGGCCGGGGCGCGTAG
- a CDS encoding carboxylesterase/lipase family protein — MADRQRPTVSTAHGPVRGEHRATGARFLGIPYAAPPVGDLRFAPPVPPTAWTEPLDATAYGPTAQRRGFGDGATIPEPSVPGEGTLNLNVFTPAVDPAAALPVLVWIHGGGYVAGSAASPWYDGAAFNRDGVVLVSLGYRLGIEGFLHLADAPDNRGVRDWIAALEWVRDNIAAFGGDPAKVTVAGQSAGGGAVQTLLAAPAAQGLFRAALAMSASTMVPGERWAGPAVAELFTRRTGVPATAAALRDLSDARFLELQDALSAPGPDRAELPGLLLAPFVDGELVPRPVLTELTEGDLGADVPLLLGFTRHEFNAFGGQQLTDLVFRGPNLAVANARAERRRPTWLYEFGWPSPVPGDTEGLAFHCLDLPFAFGLLGAEGVTAAAGENPPRRLADAMHAAWVAFVRDLDPGGGWPRYATGRRTVRIWETEPGLSSVPAVAAEGTTR; from the coding sequence ATGGCCGACCGACAGAGACCGACCGTCAGCACCGCCCACGGTCCCGTACGCGGCGAACACAGGGCGACCGGGGCCCGGTTCCTCGGCATCCCCTACGCGGCGCCGCCCGTCGGCGACCTCCGCTTCGCGCCGCCCGTGCCGCCCACCGCGTGGACCGAACCGCTGGACGCCACCGCCTACGGGCCGACCGCCCAGCGCCGCGGCTTCGGCGACGGCGCCACCATCCCCGAGCCGTCCGTCCCCGGCGAGGGCACCCTCAACCTGAACGTCTTCACGCCCGCCGTGGACCCGGCGGCGGCGCTCCCGGTCCTCGTCTGGATCCACGGGGGCGGCTATGTCGCGGGCTCGGCGGCCAGCCCTTGGTACGACGGGGCCGCCTTCAACCGCGACGGCGTCGTGCTCGTCTCGCTCGGCTACCGGCTCGGCATCGAGGGCTTCCTGCACCTGGCCGACGCCCCGGACAACCGGGGCGTGCGCGACTGGATCGCCGCCCTGGAGTGGGTGCGCGACAACATCGCGGCGTTCGGCGGCGACCCGGCCAAGGTCACGGTCGCCGGGCAGTCGGCGGGCGGCGGCGCCGTCCAGACGCTGCTCGCCGCGCCCGCTGCCCAGGGCCTGTTCCGCGCGGCGCTCGCCATGTCGGCGTCGACGATGGTGCCGGGGGAGCGGTGGGCGGGCCCGGCCGTCGCCGAGCTCTTCACCCGGCGCACCGGGGTGCCCGCCACCGCGGCGGCGTTGCGGGACCTGTCCGACGCGCGCTTCCTCGAACTCCAGGATGCCCTGAGCGCCCCCGGCCCCGATCGCGCGGAACTGCCGGGCCTGCTCCTCGCGCCGTTCGTCGACGGCGAGTTGGTGCCGCGCCCGGTGCTCACCGAGCTCACCGAAGGCGACCTGGGCGCGGACGTGCCGCTGCTGCTCGGCTTCACCCGGCACGAGTTCAACGCCTTCGGCGGGCAGCAGCTGACCGACCTCGTGTTCCGCGGCCCGAACCTGGCGGTGGCGAACGCGCGCGCCGAGCGCCGACGCCCCACCTGGCTCTACGAGTTCGGCTGGCCTTCGCCCGTGCCCGGCGACACCGAGGGCCTCGCCTTCCACTGCCTCGATCTGCCCTTCGCCTTCGGGCTGCTCGGCGCCGAGGGCGTCACCGCCGCCGCGGGCGAGAACCCGCCGCGGCGGCTCGCCGACGCGATGCACGCCGCCTGGGTCGCCTTCGTCCGTGACCTCGACCCGGGCGGCGGCTGGCCGCGGTACGCGACGGGGCGGCGCACGGTCCGGATCTGGGAAACCGAGCCGGGTCTTTCGTCGGTCCCGGCGGTGGCCGCCGAAGGAACAACGCGGTAA
- the glgP gene encoding alpha-glucan family phosphorylase gives MKAIRRFTVRPVLPQPLGPLAELAGNLRWSWHPRTRDLFTALDPDLWESSGRDPVRLLGAVSPARLAEAARDESYVRRLTEAVDDLREYVTGSRWYQERDAEGRDRLGPELPRAVAYFSPEFGITAALPQYSGGLGILAGDHLKAASDLGVPLIGVGLLYRHGYFRQSLSRDAWQQEHYPVLDPNELPVSLLRESDGTPALVSLALPGGRELRAHVWQAQVGRVPLLMLDSDVEENDPGERDVTDRLYGGGSEHRLLQEMLLGIGGVRAVRTYCRLTGHPEPEVFHTNEGHAGFLGLERIHELAVQAVDFDTALEAVRAGTVFTTHTPVPAGIDRFDRELVARHFGPDAELPRIDVGDILRLGMETHQGGEPNVFNMAVMGLRLGSRANGVSTLHGAVSREMFAGLWPGFDAEEVPIASITNGVHAPTWVAPEVFRLGARQIGERRTEHALSVGGAPGGDDRWDAVADIQDADIWELRRTLRAQLVHEARRRLHESWRQRGAATAELGWIDEVLDPDVLTIGFARRVPSYKRLTLMLRDRDRLMELLRHPDRPVQIVVAGKAHPADDGGKRLIQELVRFTDDPRVRRHIVFLPDYGMAMAQKLYPGCDVWLNNPLRPLEACGTSGMKAALNGCLNLSVLDGWWDEWFEPDFGWAIPTADGAATDDDRRDELEAAALYDLLERRVAPRFYEQGPGGLPDRWIEMVRRTLTRLGPKVLAGRMVREYVEKLYVPAARAHRVLDATAAGELAAWKARVRAGWPRVAVDHVEASATGAVAELGATLSLRVRVRLGELTPDDVEVQVLAGRVDPEDHIADVSPVPLKSTGGPDGEGRLVYEGPLALDRTGPFGYTVRILPSHRLLASGAELGLVAVPSEATGEEAGVLMR, from the coding sequence GTGAAGGCCATCCGTCGATTCACCGTACGTCCCGTCCTTCCCCAACCCCTCGGCCCGCTCGCCGAGTTGGCCGGTAACCTGCGCTGGTCCTGGCATCCGCGGACCCGGGACCTCTTCACGGCCCTCGACCCGGACCTGTGGGAGTCCTCCGGCCGCGACCCCGTGCGCCTCCTCGGCGCTGTGTCCCCCGCGCGCCTGGCCGAAGCCGCCCGCGACGAGAGCTACGTGCGGCGGCTCACCGAAGCCGTCGACGACCTTCGCGAGTACGTCACGGGGAGCCGCTGGTACCAGGAGCGGGATGCCGAGGGCAGGGACCGGCTCGGTCCCGAACTCCCGCGCGCCGTCGCCTACTTCTCGCCCGAGTTCGGCATCACCGCCGCACTGCCGCAGTACTCCGGCGGCCTCGGCATCCTCGCGGGCGACCACCTCAAGGCCGCCAGCGACCTCGGCGTCCCCCTCATCGGTGTCGGACTGCTCTACCGGCACGGCTACTTCCGCCAGTCCCTCTCCCGCGACGCCTGGCAGCAGGAGCACTACCCGGTGCTCGACCCGAACGAACTGCCCGTCTCCCTCCTGCGCGAGAGCGACGGCACCCCCGCCCTCGTCTCGCTCGCCCTGCCCGGTGGCCGTGAGCTGCGGGCGCACGTCTGGCAGGCGCAGGTCGGCCGCGTGCCGCTCCTGATGCTCGACTCGGACGTCGAGGAGAACGACCCCGGCGAGCGCGACGTCACCGACCGGCTCTACGGCGGCGGCAGCGAGCACCGACTGCTCCAGGAGATGCTGCTCGGCATCGGCGGGGTGCGCGCCGTACGGACGTACTGCCGACTCACCGGACACCCCGAACCCGAGGTCTTCCACACGAACGAGGGCCACGCGGGCTTCCTCGGCCTGGAGCGCATCCATGAACTCGCCGTCCAGGCAGTCGACTTCGACACCGCCCTGGAGGCCGTGCGCGCCGGGACCGTCTTCACCACGCACACCCCCGTGCCCGCGGGCATCGACCGCTTCGACCGCGAACTGGTCGCCCGCCACTTCGGACCCGACGCCGAACTGCCCCGCATCGACGTCGGCGACATCCTGCGGCTCGGCATGGAGACCCATCAGGGAGGCGAACCCAACGTCTTCAACATGGCGGTGATGGGGCTGCGCCTCGGCAGCCGCGCCAACGGCGTCAGCACCCTGCACGGCGCGGTGAGCCGTGAGATGTTCGCGGGTCTGTGGCCGGGATTCGACGCCGAAGAGGTGCCGATCGCCTCCATCACCAACGGCGTGCACGCCCCGACCTGGGTGGCCCCCGAGGTGTTCCGGCTCGGTGCCCGGCAGATCGGCGAACGCCGCACCGAGCACGCGCTCTCCGTCGGCGGCGCCCCCGGCGGCGACGACCGCTGGGACGCGGTGGCCGACATCCAGGACGCCGACATCTGGGAGCTGCGCCGTACGCTGCGCGCCCAGCTGGTCCACGAGGCCAGGCGCCGCCTGCACGAGTCGTGGCGCCAACGCGGCGCGGCCACCGCCGAGTTGGGCTGGATCGACGAGGTGCTCGACCCGGACGTCCTGACCATCGGCTTCGCCCGCCGCGTCCCCTCGTACAAGCGGCTCACGCTGATGCTGCGCGACCGCGACCGGCTCATGGAGCTGCTCAGGCACCCTGACCGTCCGGTGCAGATCGTCGTCGCGGGCAAGGCGCACCCGGCGGACGACGGCGGCAAGCGGCTCATCCAGGAGCTGGTGCGGTTCACCGACGACCCGCGCGTGCGGCGGCACATCGTGTTCCTGCCCGACTACGGCATGGCGATGGCGCAGAAGCTCTACCCCGGCTGCGACGTCTGGCTGAACAATCCGCTCAGGCCCCTGGAGGCGTGCGGCACCAGCGGCATGAAGGCCGCGCTGAACGGATGCCTCAACCTGTCGGTCCTGGACGGCTGGTGGGACGAATGGTTCGAGCCGGACTTCGGGTGGGCCATCCCCACGGCGGACGGCGCGGCCACGGACGACGACCGGCGCGACGAGCTTGAGGCGGCGGCGCTGTACGACCTCCTCGAGCGGCGGGTCGCGCCGCGCTTCTACGAGCAGGGGCCCGGCGGGCTGCCCGACCGCTGGATCGAGATGGTCAGGAGGACCCTGACCCGGCTCGGTCCCAAGGTCCTCGCGGGCCGCATGGTCCGCGAGTACGTCGAGAAGCTGTACGTTCCGGCCGCGCGGGCGCACCGGGTGCTGGATGCCACCGCGGCCGGTGAGCTCGCGGCGTGGAAGGCGCGGGTCCGGGCGGGGTGGCCGCGGGTCGCCGTCGACCACGTCGAGGCGTCGGCCACCGGGGCCGTCGCCGAGCTCGGCGCCACGTTGTCCCTGCGGGTGCGAGTGCGGCTCGGGGAGCTCACGCCGGACGACGTGGAGGTCCAGGTCCTCGCGGGGCGCGTTGACCCGGAGGACCACATCGCTGATGTGTCTCCGGTGCCGTTGAAGTCCACGGGCGGGCCCGACGGGGAGGGGCGTCTCGTGTACGAGGGGCCCCTCGCGCTGGATCGCACGGGGCCGTTCGGCTACACGGTGCGGATCCTGCCCTCGCATCGGCTGCTGGCCAGCGGGGCGGAGTTGGGCCTTGTCGCTGTTCCGTCTGAGGCGACGGGGGAGGAGGCGGGGGTTTTGATGCGGTGA